The region CCTACGCAACCAGGTGTTGACGGACCTTATAGAAACCGTTCCATAGAAGAAAATTTGACTTTATTTGAAGGAATGAAAAACGGTGATTTTCCGGAAGGAAGTCACGTTTTACGTGCTAAAATTGACATGAAATCGACTAATATGTTGATGCGTGATCCATTGATGTATCGCATTTTGCACCGTCATCATCATAGAACCGGAAACGATTGGAAAATCTATCCAATGTATGATTTTGCACATGGTGAAAGTGATTATATAGAACAAATTTCGCATTCTATTTGTACGTTGGAATTTGTGATGCACAGAGAGTTATACAATTGGTTTTTAGACCAAATTTATGACGATAATAAAGTTAGACCACATCAATATGAATTTGCGCGTTTGAACTTGAATTATACCGTAATGAGCAAGCGAAAATTGTTGCAATTGGTTCAGGAAAATATAGTTAAAGGTTGGGATGATCCTAGAATGCCTACTATTTCCGGTTTGAGAAGAAGAGGATATACGGCTAATTCTATTCGTAAATTTTGCGAAATTATTGGTGTTGCCAAACGTGAAAATGTGATTGATGTTTCCCTTTTGGAATTCTGTCTTCGCGAAGATTTGAATAAAACAGCTCCAAGAGTTATGGCTGTTTTAGACCCAGTTAAGGTAATTATCACTAATTATCCTGAAGGAAAAGAAGAAGTTTTAGAAGCCGAAAACAACCAAGAAGACGATGCAGCCGGTTTTAGAGAAGTCCCTTTTTCCCGTGAATTATACATAGAAAGAGAAGACTTTTTAGAAGTGGCTCCGGCTAAATTCTTTCGTTTAAGCATAGGAAATGAGGTTCGTCTTAAAAATGGGTATATCATTAAAGGGGAAAGTGTTGTAAAAGATTCAGAAGGAAATATTACTGAAATTCATGTTACTTATGATGAAGACAGCCGAAGCGGGAGTGGGAGTGAAGCTTCTCAACGAAAAGTGGCCGGAACCTTGCATTGGGTTTCGATAAAACACGCCATTGAAGCCGAAGTTCGTTTGTACGATCGTTTGTTTATTGATGAAGCTCCGGACAGTCATAAGGAAAAAAACTTCTTGGAATTTATGAATTCCAATTCGCTTGAAATTGTTAAAGGTTTTGTAGAACCAAGTTTGGCAAATGTTAATTCAGGAGATAAGTTTCAATTTCAACGTTTGGGTTATTTTAATGTTGATAAAGATTCAACTCCTTCAAAATTAGTATTTAACAAGACTGTTGGACTTAAAGATGCTTGGGAAGAAAAGGGGAAGAAGGAAGCTAATTTATTGATGAATACGCAAAAAGAAATCAATAAATTTGTAAAAGAGAAAGACGAAACCAATGCGGCTGTATTATTAAAAAGTATTGTCGATAACATAGAAAGTATTGATAATTTTAGTTTAATAAATCAAACTGTTGTCAAAAATGTGAAGAATGACAATAATTCTTTATTGTTTGCAAATTTAATTTTGCAATATTCAGATAAAGTGCAGCCAAAGGATATCGAATTGGAATCTTTGACCAAATTGTATTCGATGTCTCTAAAAAGTCAATTGGCAGCGGTTAGAATTTCGGCTATTGAAAATTTAAAAAACGATGCAGTAAATTTTAATGATTTTAAAGTGCAATTGTCAGAATTAAAAAATACAGAGAAAAACGAAAAAGTTTTAATTTTTTTAAATGATTTACTGCTTTAGAATTTATTTTAAACTTATAGATTTTATCAATTAGAAAACACCTTTTTTAAGGTGTTTTTTTATTATAAGTATTTATGATTATTTTTTTATTTTTTATAATATTTATTGATTAAAATTAACCTTCATAAATTAATTTTAAGCCGATTTTATTTTCTTTTTGATACTTTGTATATCTTTTAGTTTTTACTTCATTAAAAGCTTTTATTTTAGTTTTTAGTATTAATAAAGCTACTTTAACTGCTTGTTAACACCGATATGTTAATAAAATGCTTAACTTTATAAATCTACTAACTCAAATTTAAATATCATGGCAAATAACGCAGGAAATATGTTAATAGCTCTTATTGGTGGAGCAGCTATCGGTGCAGGTTTAGGAATTTTGTTTGCTCCGGACAAGGGAACAAAAACAAGAGGAAAAATTAAGGATGGCTATAAAGACGCCAAGAAAGATTTGAAATGTAAGTACGATGAGCTGACGACTGAAATGAAACAAAAATTCAAAAATTCAAAATCAAATTTTGAAGAGAGTTATGAAGACCTGATTTCTGATGTAAGCCATAAAACGGAAGATGTAATTTCTTTTTTGGAAATTAAATTGGCTGAGTTGAAAGAACAAAATGCTAAACTTCAAAAATAAAAGCAGTTATTTATTATAATTGAAATTTAAAAATATAAATATGGCTTTTGAAGAGTTAAAGGAGAATACCGAGAATATTCAGGAACAATTAGAATCCTACATAGAAAACAATCTGTCCTATTATAAATTAAAGAGTTTCAAGGTGGCCATGAAATCCACTACGGCAATTTTTAAATTTGTATTGATTTTATTGTGTGTTTGTATGGTTTTATTATTTTGCTCCATAGCTTTGGCATTTGCAATAGGAAATTATTTAAACAGTTATGCTTATGGATTTGCAATAGTGGGAGGAATTTATTTGGTCTTGACCATTCTTTTATTTTTTGTTAGAGACAAAATTGTCGAAGGTCCCATTTTAGAGAAATTTTCAGAAATATTTTTTAACGATTAAATTATGGCAACTAAAAAATATTCATCCTATGCTCAGATTGATAGGGAACTTGAAATTTTAAAAATAGAAAAGGAAATCAGTTATCAAAAATTGGTCTTGAGTATTCAAGTAACAAAGGATAGTTTTGCTCCCAAAAACATTGCAAGAGGTCTTTTGGGATCTTTCAAAACT is a window of Flavobacterium acetivorans DNA encoding:
- a CDS encoding glutamine--tRNA ligase/YqeY domain fusion protein: MSTEEKSLHFIEQIIEENLAKGFSQDQLRFRFPPEPNGYLHIGHAKSICLNFGLGLRYNAPVNLRFDDTNPAKEEQEYVDAIKEDLQWLGFNWAEERYASDYFQQLYDWAVAMIKNGKAYVDSQSSEDMAAQKGTPTQPGVDGPYRNRSIEENLTLFEGMKNGDFPEGSHVLRAKIDMKSTNMLMRDPLMYRILHRHHHRTGNDWKIYPMYDFAHGESDYIEQISHSICTLEFVMHRELYNWFLDQIYDDNKVRPHQYEFARLNLNYTVMSKRKLLQLVQENIVKGWDDPRMPTISGLRRRGYTANSIRKFCEIIGVAKRENVIDVSLLEFCLREDLNKTAPRVMAVLDPVKVIITNYPEGKEEVLEAENNQEDDAAGFREVPFSRELYIEREDFLEVAPAKFFRLSIGNEVRLKNGYIIKGESVVKDSEGNITEIHVTYDEDSRSGSGSEASQRKVAGTLHWVSIKHAIEAEVRLYDRLFIDEAPDSHKEKNFLEFMNSNSLEIVKGFVEPSLANVNSGDKFQFQRLGYFNVDKDSTPSKLVFNKTVGLKDAWEEKGKKEANLLMNTQKEINKFVKEKDETNAAVLLKSIVDNIESIDNFSLINQTVVKNVKNDNNSLLFANLILQYSDKVQPKDIELESLTKLYSMSLKSQLAAVRISAIENLKNDAVNFNDFKVQLSELKNTEKNEKVLIFLNDLLL
- a CDS encoding phage holin family protein, whose amino-acid sequence is MAFEELKENTENIQEQLESYIENNLSYYKLKSFKVAMKSTTAIFKFVLILLCVCMVLLFCSIALAFAIGNYLNSYAYGFAIVGGIYLVLTILLFFVRDKIVEGPILEKFSEIFFND
- a CDS encoding YtxH domain-containing protein, translated to MANNAGNMLIALIGGAAIGAGLGILFAPDKGTKTRGKIKDGYKDAKKDLKCKYDELTTEMKQKFKNSKSNFEESYEDLISDVSHKTEDVISFLEIKLAELKEQNAKLQK
- a CDS encoding DUF6327 family protein, which codes for MATKKYSSYAQIDRELEILKIEKEISYQKLVLSIQVTKDSFAPKNIARGLLGSFKTSLEGSYGTILNIAIPFILKWITNRKRGC